TTTAAAGATCGTACATacgagctaaattctaagaaattagaatgtgaaaatcttcgaagagatctctttttgtcggaaaagaaacttgctgaatctgaagcaagggttaattctcaacaaaagagttttgaagagaaagaaggtgaatatctctcacgagaaaaacgccttgaggctgatctaactggtgctcttgataaaatcaagacgttggaagaagaaaatttgtacttgaaaaagTCGAATGATAGCACAAACAATTTATCCTCATTTTTAGAAGCAGGAAGATATCAGGGTGATACACGTGGATTAGGGTATAAGGAATCAAGTGCTTTCCAACGATAGAGgagtaagatcaggatacacgaactatcaaaaataaaatagtcggacctgacttcacgaatcccaagcgaagtttttaagtcgtaaacctattTATGTTTCACAGGAAAAtctggaaacctaggttaagagagaatcgactctagtttgcaactaggacacatgaaagtgtcgggatttGTTTTCCCAGCGCAAGAGcttctctttatatagactttaaaGATCATAGATTTCTTATGATTTAATCTGAGTTAGCTTTGTAAACAAGCaaacaacattcaccgttagatgaaattctGACTTGAGATCAAGCTAAGACAgcttgaaaataaaaaatcatgtccaccgttagatggtttagcttgactttcacacaaatgaaatatacaatCTTAAATAAGGATgaaccttacctaaacgtgtacaatgaGTAGGGTCAATAAcggttaaccaaagttatccatatcAACGTAATAAGCTTTTTGTCATTTACGTAAAACACTTTAGATTCAATTTGATAATAAATCAAATTTTAATTGGCGATCAAATATATATCTAATATGtgttttagagagttattcaaatgctCGATATCCCATAGAAATATTTTCGAATGCATTTGAATATATTCGAATGGGTAAGTACGCATATTGAGTATGTGTACTACATCCACTTCGTGAGTTTTAATGctaaggtatgcatactaggtatgtataTCCTCATGGCAGTTACAGTTCAGGGACTCTTGTATGTACACTGAGTAAGCATACTCCCCTGAGTTCACGGGCACATACGTTTTGGTATGCATACTGAGTATGTGTACCAAGTGTCTTTAGCCGAACATAAACTGAATAGTACGTGTACTGATTACGCATACTAAAGTTTCAGACCTTCCCTTGTCTCGTTGGTACGTGTACTGAGTACGCATACTATAGCTCCAAACCCATCAcagttacgccagtacgtgtactagGTACGCATGCTGAAGTTCCGGACCAAACTAGTTTCGCTagtacgtgtactaggtacaCATACTGTCCTGTATCAAGAAGTCAGTATTTCTGTAAAACTCTttataatcgatttgaaacatcctCGGAAGACTATAATGATAATTTCACACATACCACTTGTTCTAAGTAATTCTCAAATGATTacttaatcaatacgaaacatcccaaGTTAACATTAGATGATTATCTCACACAGATCATGTAAAATGTTCAAGGTTATTTTCACATGATTGAAATgaatcaattcaaaacattcctaAGTAATGATAATCTCACACGCATCATTGCTCAAGGATATTTTGAATTGAtcatcttgaacaataaattgttcgaaTGACATATAGCTTAACTCATATTTTGAGAAGTATATTTAGAATAAACAAGATCGAAATTTTCATTGTGCAATAATTTAAAGTCTACTTAgtcatacgacttagtctcattttactagatagaatagaatatatcTAGGTGAATAGATGGTCCAGTCATCACATAAATTTTGCCGACGAAGTTCTCCAGAGTTCTTCAGTTGATCTCCATCCAAAGTCTTCAAttgatcttcttcttcagatGGTAAACGTGGTGAAGTCCGAtgttcaactacacacttctatcataaACCGAGCCATGACtacatagtagactagaaatcaagatatagttttgtcaactaaatttgacaacaagcttaagatagcaacacttgcgagttcgaccgagcaatgctctaaaactaACCCATAGATCATTCAAAGTAAAGCCAGATTCACTAATTCCACGAACTAAAAGGTGGGTACTAAGAGCAAGTCCCGTGGACTCTGTAAAAGATGGCCACTTGGTAGTCAATGTGGATGGGCAAAGTCATTTTTATAAGGTGGAAGAATATTGTTGAGTCGGTCGTAGGAAGTTGAGACGACTTAAATTCCAATAATAACGACTATTTTCCAACAGGATAAAAATGACTAGTTTTTCCATCCCTATAAACATAAATAACACACTCCTAGAAACGCTTAACTCACACCAAATTCAATCTTCTCTACAGTTGTTCTCCACTAAAAAACATCCAAACTATATTTAACTTCACTAAATTTGTCAACAAAAATGTCTTAATATCAAGATATTAAACAGAAAATAAATAGAAAACCAACTAGTAATAAATCCAGTCGACCTAAATCGATGACATAATCAAGTTCAGAAGAAGAGAACAATGTCAATCTACTTTTCCGTCTAAAACTAGCCAAAGCTTGAGGTCACTTGTCTACAAAAATGGATCGATATAATAATGCTCAAAAACCAAATGGTAGTTGGTTCGAAGTTAAAAAAAATTATCGAAAACTACCACATGGTGATAATGTTATGATAATTTCTTTGGTTTACGTTGCATCATACTGAAGCAAAGAAACATCAGAAAAAATTGTTATTTGTAGTGGTGGTATACTACATATATGTTTCATTTTGAAGACTTCGATAAGTATATCAAATAttttgacttataatttacatgcAATCAATACGAAGATGTAAATAATGTAAATGTTTTTAGAACAATAACACTATTAGATTTGTATATATCCTACTTGGGGTGCTGAGTCTGATTTACCAGAATCGAAGTGGGAGCTAGAGTTTTTTAATCTCATTGGAGATGGTCAGATAGTTACAACTGTCTCACAAGGTTTCGACCGTCCTAATTCTTACAcagaaaaaccggatgaatcatgAACAGTTAATAAAAAAAttgaatcaaataaaattaaGAGATTTAAAACCTAGGCGTCTCTACCAACAAAAGATAGGCATAATCAGAGAGAGCATGAGCTTTAGTCATACTTTTTCAATCCATAACTGGAACTCCACCATCCTAGGATATAATGGAAAACTCACATTCCAACATTATGCAAAGAGAAGTCTGTCGTCTAGTGCATGAATTATCTCTATATCGTCAAGATATTCGACAAAATCCTCAGGATACGAACATTATAGAAGATCATTTGATCCcgaagtctctcaagctcaaggTTTAAATTAATGACCTGGAAACCAAGATGAAGGATCTTAAGATGCATGATCATATCAAGGGTTTGGGAATACGATACAAGGGGACACGTACATCATGAATTAAAACGGACCAAGTAGTTATAATTATTCCTACATTAACTAATGGAGTTTAATTTAATATTTGTAATTGACATTGTGATTAtctatatttaattatttatgtaaACCGTTATATTTAATTAAAACTAGTatatttagaaatgaaagtaattGACAACAATATTTAATTTtacatttaattaaaatttataacAACGTCTTGGTCGAGTAGTATCTGTACTTTTTTACGTTCCATACAGGTCACCAAGAACTCCTTACACATTGCCTAATGAGTTCGCATAAAATAATATTATTCAGTTCCATGTTTGTCATTTTTTTTCAAGCTCTAATACAATTTCAACATTGTTTTCACCTCTAAGTTGATATCGGTTGACAACCTGAACTAAAACTATAAAATCTACTATTTACTTTTTTATAGTTCCAAATCGACAGAACAATCCAACAAAATTACGATTAATGGGGTTATCCATATCAGTGCAGAAGGCTTCATAAAATCCGTCTCCAATAACTCACATGTTCTAAACTATTTTGCCGTTGTTTCGCGCTCATAGCCAGATAACGTACTACAAAGTTTTTATAAAGTGATAGTTTCTCATCTACGATAAACTTCGCAAAATTAATATATGGTTGAGCCACTGCTTAGAAAGCATGGGTTTATGGATGATAAGATTATAATTGTTGGATGAACTAGTCATTGTCGGCTTAGGATGTGATGAGCCGAGTATGGGTCCAGGGATTGACTCAACTTAAGAAGGAACCAAATGCTTtacaatcctgttaaaggggcggcatgttccattggaggggcggcaagggtgatagcaatgtccctcttattggttaggggatgtcctatagggGGTGTAAATTGACCAGATTACCCTACTCCTATTTTTAACCTAATGGAATCacaaaaatcaaaacagtttttttgatttttttcatcttctcttttcttctcttcctccattaaaattgaaattttcatcgtcctcgattaatcagagatttgaaaaattgataatcgttgattgaaaactatatttccaaaagacccagttagagttttgtttattgtgtttgatttaagttagttttgtatcaaaaattagggttttggatcaaaattgaaattgaaatttctgtgttgcatgtgagttacggttggtaataactccaattggaaccgtaactatagatttggttgatgttacggttcatttaactcaaataccaaccgtaagttcttgattttgagataaaatattcagttacgaattttttttccaaccgtaagttacttacggttggtctcgttacttaagttacgaaccgtaagttgtcctggatgtttcattttttttttacgtacggtttgtaattgcatcattgttaccaaccgtatttgagttacgacttgtaactcaaataaccttacAAACCGTATGTTAattacggttgatctcgattcattagttaccaaacagttgctatatgttgtcattctaccaaccgtaactggtattacgattgggttttccccaaattgaaccagttacggttggtattcgatacttttggaaccgtaactaagagttacggttggtaacgagctaaattccaaccgtaagtttttctgaaattttaaaaatttcgatttttttacgtactttagaaaattttgagcgacaaaaagctaatgggaactaatatagagattcacccatctcaaatttgtcactggaatcactcattttggttgagtgaatcaaaatttagggtttcacaaaaacgtctttttccttctcctcacaactttttttttcaactctaaaaatctgattttttgagttattataagtgaaaattaattatcTACACTAATcctgattatcaacactaatcttgattattaataataaggaTTAATTGGTCATTTGCATAtatttttgataaggggtggCATGAATTACCCTATAATGatcctttttgtcttattaggttgcCGGCCCTCTAATGGATCATGCCGCCACTTTAACATGATTGATGCTTTAGTTTGACCATTTGCCCAGTCACAGTGGGTGTGAATGAGCAAATTTGCTCGTCTGAACTGGGTGCCAGTGccaagggtataattggcaaaAAAGAGGAAATAAGAgctgattttggaatttggatagAGCTCAAAAATACaatcaatggcttcttcttctctcttctgcaGTCACCCTCTTCCCTGTCCTTCACCTGCTCGTTATTTCTCTTCTGCCAAGAAAAATCTCATCTCATCAATTAGATGTTCTTCTGCTAGTAATCAGCGGCAAGAACTTTTTAACCGCATTGCTCCTGTTTACGATAATGTACACTTCGCTATCTTCATAGTTTTCCGCCTGCATCTACAGTTGGTATTCTTGATTTTCTTTGCAAATACATTTTATggttttttattttgatgggcAGTTGAATGATTTGTTGAGCTTGGGGCAACACCGTGTATGGAAACGAATGGCTATTTCATGGAGTGGGTAAGTACAATTTTGTAATGTCTTGATTAAAGTTTGAGCCTTCATTTTCTTGTCTGAATATTGAGAGTGAGGAAatgcttatggttttgatttggCAGAGCAAGAAAGGGGGACTGTGTATTGGATATTTGTTGTGGAAGTGGAGATTTAACATTTCTTTTGTCCGATAAGATTGGTTCTCAAGGGAAGGTTTGGGGAATCATACTTTATTCCTCAAGTGCCTCTAATATATTCGATGTTTACCTTTGCCAAATGCTGATGCTTTCTCGCAATAATAGATTATATTTGATTGCTGTTTTGTTTTGCAATTTGTAGGTTACTGGTCTTGATTTCTCCAGCGAACAATTGTCGGTAGCTGCACATAGGCAGGGATTACTTGGAAAACCTTGCTACCAGAACATTGTGTGAGCATTGGTAACAGTTTGTGCATGCTTAATTGTAATGAATTTGAGTGTTTTTTAAATGACAGTAAGGATGTATTTAGGTGTTCACCGCCCACATGTATTTGAGTGTATGTTTGTTGCTCATTTGAAACACTATATATACGGGAATCCATTTGctaataatacatttgaggatactgccatttttctttttctcttttctatcCTTCTCAATGGTTGGGGATGACATGTTGCAGGTGGGTTGAAGATGATGCcctttttttatctttccctGATAACTACTTTGACGCAATCACTGTTGGTTTTGGTCTACGTAACATTGTAGATAGACGTAAGGCAATGAGTGAGATGCTTCGGGTTCTAAAACCAGGTTTCTTGGTCTTTGCTTCTTTTGTTGAAATAATACGCGATGATATGAAAACATCAGTAGTCTTACTACAGAGTTTTTATTCTCTTGATGGATTTACAGGTTCAAAGGCATCCATACTGGACTTCAATAAGAGTACACAGCCACTTACTACCTCAGTTCAGGTACATGATAATATTTTGCACCTTCTAATGGTACTTGTATATGAAAATCAAAGATTGACTCTCTGTGCAATTCTTTTGGTAAGGAGTGGATGATAGAAAACGTTGTCGTTCCAGCTGCAAGCAGTTATGGCCTTGCAAAAGAATACAAATACTTAAAAAGCTCAATACGTGATTTCTTAACAGGTGTGTTCTTCTTCCAAGAGCTTCTATCTTTCCCTCTCAAACCTCAGTATGAGCTGTATTAGGCTATTTTTAGATAGCTTAAAACCATATGCTACTAATGTAGGGAAGGAATTGGAGGAACTATCACTGGAAGTGGGGTTTTCTTGCGCAAAGCATtatgaaattggtggtggtctgATGGGAAACTTAGTGGCGACTCGTTAGATGGTTGTCTACTACAGTATCTTTTGCCAGTTTCCCAATCTCATTGAGTAATTGGGTGCAAATCTAAAGAGTTAGTCTTGGTAATGGCATGGCAGAAA
This genomic stretch from Papaver somniferum cultivar HN1 chromosome 5, ASM357369v1, whole genome shotgun sequence harbors:
- the LOC113279492 gene encoding 2-phytyl-1,4-beta-naphthoquinone methyltransferase, chloroplastic-like — its product is MASSSLFCSHPLPCPSPARYFSSAKKNLISSIRCSSASNQRQELFNRIAPVYDNLNDLLSLGQHRVWKRMAISWSGARKGDCVLDICCGSGDLTFLLSDKIGSQGKVTGLDFSSEQLSVAAHRQGLLGKPCYQNIVWVEDDALFLSFPDNYFDAITVGFGLRNIVDRRKAMSEMLRVLKPGSKASILDFNKSTQPLTTSVQEWMIENVVVPAASSYGLAKEYKYLKSSIRDFLTGKELEELSLEVGFSCAKHYEIGGGLMGNLVATR